The bacterium genome has a segment encoding these proteins:
- a CDS encoding SO_0444 family Cu/Zn efflux transporter, with protein MSTILGFTISVLNETFSLLLDASPYILFGILVAGLLKMFLSTDYIGRNLGQGRFLPVFKAALLGIPIPLCSCGVLPAAASLRKQGASRGATTAFLISTPESGIDSIAVSWALLDPLMTIARPLVAFVTAFVAGIAQAVFGGVEVLKEGDIDNSCPVDGCCDGETCDSIEHNNHHSFSEKLSGGLKYAFGELWGDLAGWFAVGLLLAGVITALVPDEFITSYLGEGLSAMLLMLLVGIPLYICATASTPIAAALILKGVSPGAALVFLLVGPATNIASLSVLVGLLGKRAVGIYLGAIAVVSVLAGLALDWIYDLSGITAKAAVGQAAELIPAPVQYAAALILIVVSVKPLARSLKGLMEKVRPAMNETAVSGCGCSDECKTGS; from the coding sequence ATGTCAACCATCCTCGGTTTCACCATCAGCGTCCTTAACGAGACGTTTTCCCTTCTTCTGGATGCCTCCCCCTACATCCTTTTCGGGATCCTGGTGGCGGGGCTGCTCAAAATGTTCCTTTCCACCGATTACATAGGGCGGAACCTTGGGCAGGGACGTTTCCTTCCTGTATTTAAAGCCGCGCTTTTGGGGATTCCCATCCCCCTGTGTTCTTGCGGTGTTCTTCCGGCTGCAGCGTCACTGCGCAAACAGGGGGCGAGCAGGGGAGCTACTACGGCTTTCCTCATATCCACCCCGGAATCCGGAATCGATTCCATCGCTGTTTCCTGGGCGCTCCTCGATCCTCTTATGACGATAGCCAGACCACTTGTTGCTTTCGTGACTGCTTTTGTTGCCGGTATAGCCCAGGCTGTGTTTGGCGGTGTCGAGGTTCTGAAGGAAGGGGATATCGACAACAGCTGCCCGGTAGATGGCTGCTGCGATGGAGAAACCTGCGATTCGATTGAGCACAACAACCATCATTCATTTTCGGAAAAACTGTCAGGCGGATTGAAGTACGCTTTCGGGGAACTCTGGGGAGACCTTGCGGGATGGTTCGCGGTGGGTCTTCTCCTGGCCGGTGTTATTACGGCTCTGGTACCTGATGAGTTTATTACCTCCTACCTGGGTGAAGGCCTTTCGGCTATGCTGCTCATGCTCCTGGTGGGGATACCTCTTTACATATGCGCAACCGCCTCCACCCCTATCGCAGCAGCACTCATCCTGAAGGGAGTGAGCCCCGGGGCGGCGCTGGTATTTCTGCTGGTGGGCCCTGCTACCAACATCGCCTCTCTTTCGGTCCTTGTAGGCCTGCTGGGCAAAAGGGCGGTCGGTATATATCTTGGGGCCATCGCTGTAGTGAGCGTCCTGGCAGGCCTTGCTCTTGATTGGATCTACGACTTGTCCGGGATCACCGCCAAGGCTGCGGTGGGTCAGGCAGCCGAACTCATTCCTGCCCCGGTTCAGTACGCAGCGGCTCTGATCCTGATAGTTGTCTCGGTGAAGCCCCTGGCTCGGTCCCTCAAGGGTTTGATGGAGAAGGTGCGGCCTGCCATGAATGAGACAGCCGTCTCGGGCTGCGGATGTTCGGATGAGTGTAAAACAGGAAGTTAA
- a CDS encoding metalloregulator ArsR/SmtB family transcription factor, whose amino-acid sequence MSKPSDLCETRVIHKEKIDKARENSLGVEDVDLVTRTFKAMGDPTRLRILWALQPGELCVCDLAALLEITESAVSHQLRILRHLDLVINRREGTILYYRLNDQHVSQLINMALEHVRE is encoded by the coding sequence ATGTCAAAACCGTCTGACCTGTGTGAAACCAGGGTTATTCACAAGGAAAAGATCGATAAGGCAAGGGAAAATTCCCTCGGAGTGGAAGATGTTGATCTTGTGACGCGTACCTTCAAGGCCATGGGGGATCCTACACGCCTGCGCATTCTGTGGGCTCTACAGCCTGGCGAGTTGTGCGTATGCGACCTGGCCGCACTTCTTGAGATCACGGAATCGGCTGTCAGTCATCAGTTGAGGATACTCCGGCACCTGGACCTTGTGATCAATCGAAGAGAGGGAACGATCCTTTATTATCGTCTTAACGACCAACATGTCAGCCAACTCATCAACATGGCGTTAGAGCATGTGAGGGAATAA